From the genome of Pseudomonas hamedanensis:
TGGCCACGGCGTCGGAGATCAGGGTGATCAGGCGCTTGTCCATTGGCTTCGGAATGATGTACTCACGGCCGAATTCCAGCGGTGCACCACCGTAGGCGTCGCACACGTCCTGTGGCACTGGCAGTTTGGCCAGTTCGCGCAGGGCGTTGGCCGCCGCCACTTTCATTTCTTCGTTGATGCGCTTGGCGCGAACGTCCAGGGCACCGCGGAAAATGAACGGGAAGCCGAGCACGTTGTTGACCTGGTTCGGGTAGTCCGAACGGCCGGTTGCCATGATCACGTCGCTACGGGTTGCGTGCGCCAGTTCCGGGGAGATTTCCGGATCCGGGTTGGAGCAGGCGAACACGATCGGGTTCGCTGCCATCGACAGCAGGCCTTCGGCGCTCAGCAGGTTAGGACCGGACAGACCGACGAACACGTCAGCGCCTGCCAGTGCGTCAGCCAGGGTGCGCTTTTCGGTAGCGTGGGCGAACACGGCTTTGTACTGGTTCAGGTCGTCACGGCCGGAGTGGATCACACCGGTACGGTCAACCATGAAGATGTTTTCGATGCGAGCGCCCATGCTCACCAGCAACTTCATGCAGGAGATGGCGGCAGCACCGGCACCCAGGCAGACGATTTTCGCGTCTTGCAGGGTTTTGCCAGCAATTTCCAAGGCGTTGATCATGCCGGCAGCGGTCACGATCGCGGTGCCGTGCTGGTCGTCGTGGAAGACCGGAATGTCGCACTGCTCGATCAGCGCGCGCTCAATCTCAAAGCACTCTGGCGCCTTGATGTCTTCCAGGTTGATGCCACCGAAGGTGATGGAGATGCGCTTGACGGTGTCGATGAAGGCTTGCGGGCTTTCCGAGTCGACTTCGATGTCGAACACGTCGATGCCGGCGAAGCGCTTGAACAGCACGCCTTTACCTTCCATCACAGGCTTGGAGGCCAATGGGCCGAGGTTACCCAGGCCGAGAATCGCGGTGCCATCGGAAATGACTGCCACCAGGTTGCCCTTGCCGGTGTACTTGTAGGCCAGTTCAGGATCGCGGGCGATCTCACGCACTGGTTCAGCTACGCCGGGGCTGTAGGCCAGCGACAGGTCGCGGGCGGTAGCAGTGGCCTTGGTGAGCTCGACACTCAGCTTCCCCGGACGAGGATGGGCGTGATATTCGAGAGCGGCAGTTTTCAGATCAGACATTTTGGCATTCCGCTTTTTACTGTTGGACAGACTGGTCAGCGAGGATACGCGCCTCGCAAAGTCCCCACAAGACTGAGCGGTCACCGCTGTCAAGCGCCCTGCCCTACGACTTTGGGCCAAGAGCCACGGCGCACAAGGGCTGGACTGTTCACAATCGACTTAAAAAATGTCTACAATTTTTTCGTCAGCGCAAAACCTGCAACATTGCCGAATCGGTCAGCGGGAGCAGCCAGCGCGGCTGTCCCGTTTGTAATCCACCGCGCCGCGAACGATCGACCACCCAGCCGCGCGCCTCGATCTGCTTGCCCTCGAGGGCCTGGAGCCGGGCATTGT
Proteins encoded in this window:
- a CDS encoding malic enzyme-like NAD(P)-binding protein, with amino-acid sequence MSDLKTAALEYHAHPRPGKLSVELTKATATARDLSLAYSPGVAEPVREIARDPELAYKYTGKGNLVAVISDGTAILGLGNLGPLASKPVMEGKGVLFKRFAGIDVFDIEVDSESPQAFIDTVKRISITFGGINLEDIKAPECFEIERALIEQCDIPVFHDDQHGTAIVTAAGMINALEIAGKTLQDAKIVCLGAGAAAISCMKLLVSMGARIENIFMVDRTGVIHSGRDDLNQYKAVFAHATEKRTLADALAGADVFVGLSGPNLLSAEGLLSMAANPIVFACSNPDPEISPELAHATRSDVIMATGRSDYPNQVNNVLGFPFIFRGALDVRAKRINEEMKVAAANALRELAKLPVPQDVCDAYGGAPLEFGREYIIPKPMDKRLITLISDAVAKAAIETGVATLPYPKNYPLKSVDDVFNG